The Primulina huaijiensis isolate GDHJ02 chromosome 18, ASM1229523v2, whole genome shotgun sequence DNA window AAAAATTGATTGagacgggtcgtattttgtgaaacggctatcttatttggatcatcaatgaaaaaatattactttttattgtgaatatcggtagggttgacgcgtctcacaaatataataactctatatatattattatacatCAAGAtgaaaaatgcaaaaaaaaatatcataatttttaaaagtgaAATCTATCCAAAAaagaataatatatgatatagtTGTCTCCATGCATCACCACATATATTGCAAGAAGATACTGAGACGTAAGTGATTTTATGCTTCATCGACAATCTTTTATGGGGGGGAAAGCAAGCAAACCAACAAGTGATAATCTACTAATCAAACATTCATATCAGATGTTCTTTGTGTTGCAACGTTATGAAAAGAGAAACACAAAGTAGATCCAtgtgcaaaaagaaaatcagGGGGAAAAATGCCGATTTCTCTTGGGCTTGTCGAAATTTCCAGACCAATAGGTTCGGTAAATCATCTCGATCAAGAGTGGGAACTGGAGAAGAGAGAAAAGAGCTATAGGAATGGTTGAAAGAACAATGATTGGAACGGTAACCCAAGGTAACTGATCGTGAAGAATCAAGTACAACGCTGCCCCGAATGATGACATCATCGTAACAATGGAGATAAACAAGCACATAAGCCCGAAGATCAGCTTCGTGGGCAAGGACTTGAGGAAGTCTTGTTCCGAAAATCGAGCCGTCAGAATTCCCAAGAACATCAGCAGAGAAGTGGAGGAACTGAACATTGACAAGGCATTTGAAAACATGAATATAAAGAAGGGGCGTGGCTGAGATTCTAACATGGTCGGTAAGCCGTCGATTTTGTTGCCTCCTGGAACTGTGAAAGCTGTCGTAAACATGACAGCAGCGATGAGTGTTCCCACAATCATGCTCGATCCGGCGGTGTTCTTCATCCAAGTTTCTGCATCCTTGGAAAGTTTCTTATGCTCGTCGGTGAACAAAGTGATCGGCGTTTTGTTGTTCTCGTTCACTTCTTCTTTCAGCTTCGGTTGAACAATGCTCTCAACTTCCTACAAACATAAATCTCGACATTCAAGGACATTCTTTATATCGCAAAATTCTTTGTGTGGTTAAACATTGGAAACTAATATTTTGACCTTGAACCATTGTAGTTCCCTCTGCATCTGTAAGTCTGCTCCAGACACGCGTTCGAGTCGAGAAGGAGGAGATAGTTTTGCGGCAAGGTGTAAGTAGTTGTTCTTAAAAACGTCATGCCTTCGGGCCATTATGCTCTTTTTAGTTCCTAAGCCATATATACGGCTGAAGATCTTTTCTTGACGTAATACAATCGCATGGGAAAAAATTGTTCTTCCTCTCTTGTCCTTTTTCCATATTATATCGGGATTATGTTTCAGCATTTCATCTATAAATTCAACGATCCCATGCTTGATAGCATCATAAATTATTGAGTCGATTCCCATATCGTCGAGATCTGACTTACTCAACTTTTGTATCTCCTTAAACATACAAATCAGGAGCTTTTCAGCTTCATCGTGTACCAACTTTCTGTGATGAATATAATTGATCTCTGGAACTGAATAATTTGTAGATATTCAACAGCTTGTCACAAGTTTTTTCCCATTTATATAATTAGCAGTAAAGGAAGGATACTACGTACATACCAATGCATCGTAGAATGCCCCAACCCAATTTGTGAAACAGCCTTAAAACTgcaaaaatattcaaaacttgTCAGCAAAGTTGATCCAAGTCCCTTTTTGAACAATAACTCCTCACACCTCATTATACGTACATACACCACGCTCATTTATCATCACATTTTTCTTATTCAAATACGACcactaagaaacctaaaaaccCTTCATATAAAATGGCACCTGAACAAATAGCAATTTCGTACATAGTTCAAGAGTGGCTGAAATTGATTTAGAGCATCTAACGTTACAAGTAAGCCGGAATAGTTATCAAGAAGTTTCATCATGGAACTGATTTTGAGAGGCGGAAAAAAACAAAAGCGGTGGAGAGATGCATCGTACCCAGATTTGGTACTCCATGTGCTTTCCCATTAACATTGTCTTCACCATCTGATTCATGAATTTCAATTCTAATGTCGTCATCCCTCAATTCTTGGGTTTGTGCAAGGTTTTCGCCAGAAGAAAACTGATGACTGTCCCATGGTGAGTGAACTTTGACACCTACagaaaaaaaacttataatttccTTCACTAGACCAGATGCAAGATCATTACGCTCGTACTTATGTGGAACTTAAACTTACAGTAATAAATGCATTGTTCCCAGAATGTAAACTTAGTGCCGCTGCGGAATGCCGAAGGCTTGTGAGCCAATAGTCGGAGAGGGTAGTTGCCATGGCCATCTGAGATAACCCCCAGTCTTGGATATTGTTTTAATAGCATTGAAGCAACATCTACAACAAAAAACACCAGCAAAGATTAGGAGCATGGAATGAAGGAATCAATGATGAATACCTCTTCATATGTAGCTTACCAAAAGATTCGGCTGTGATAAGACTATTAAGAAGCAACACTCCATTCTCACCATTTTCAGGTTTCAGCGATTGTTTAGGAGTTTCTCTGTAGAGATAACGAATCATATTCTTTTGTCCATATAAAGCAGCCACAATCACGGGAAGGTGCCCATCTTCGTGTTTGTTTTCAATTGTAAGTAAATCTCTGTTCTTTTTAACTATTGCCTTTGCCAGTTTTGTTTCACCGCAAATAGCAGCAAGAGACAGGGCTGTCGCCCCATATTCGTTATCCGGTATCAAATCTCCCTCTTTCATGTTGTTCACCAGCCTCTCAGCAATCTCGATATGTCCAGATAAAATAGCGACATGCAGGGCTGTATCTTGATGAGATGAGACTCTTGCCCTCACAGCATTTGAATCGACCGAAATAATATCATGTATAGCTTTCCAGTCTCCTTCCTGAACAGCTTTGTACAACTGCTAATATTTGAGTTGTTCTTGGTTGCCTACAAATATTGTTGTAAACATCATCTTTAAAACTTTCGAGTTGAAATAAAGATGACCGTTCTTAAAGCTTTTTCAACCAACTAATAATTGTTAAGATTGTGACTTTGACATAACTCAACCCCAAAGTTAACTCGAGGAAAGATTGTTCAAGTCCATATGGGACGACTAACACACTTCATTCACGCACATGAATGAACatttggagcgtgaagtttataGATGACCCAACTATGGACAGAACAGGTAGTCCAACTATAGCCACTACAATACGTGGgacctgagctctgataccatgttaagattgagacttagacctaactcaacctcaaaagctAACTCAATGTTGTAACAAACTGGTACAATGTGTGGTTCCAAAAGTAGTTATTTTTCACATAACAACATATTGGATCCTTATATCATGGTGAAACTTTGAGATGAGATAAGAGTTGTTgagaaatttatttcaaatataaataatttgtgaATGAACTCCAAGACATGTTTTCAATACTTTCTTTTAAGAAATGTTTTCTCGCTCACTTTAGTCACAGTGATATGAAAAATTTCTCTCAGGATAAAATGGAGGCATTCTGCATTTGTAGTTGactaaatcaaatcaaaatccAACTAAAACAATACATTAATCTATTGATCTAATGATGTCATATATATAGAAACGAAAAATAACTACTTTTGACATCGTCAAACATTGTTCGTTATCGACAAactaaataattatgaaaattgttCTAACAAGAGTTGAAAAACACCTGTGGTATCATGACGAACCGGAGCTTTTTGATCGTCACGAGAGGATGGCTTTGTCGGTTGCTTCGGCCCCCAAGCTCTCTCAACCAAATGATTCCACACAAATTCAGCAGACAGATGAGTTTTTTCATCAAACTTACTATATACGCCTTTTCCACATGAGAGCTGGATGGCATGCAATGCCAGTGCATTCTTCTTCTTCCATTCATCATGTTTATGTTCGTCCCTTTTATCTGGCTCCGCGAACTTTCCAGAGACAACGCCCCAAAGATCATGCCCGACCAAATAGTTTTTCAGGCAGGTTTTCCAGTTCTCATAGTTACTTTCGGTAAGAGCCTCTGGAACAATTCCGGACCCTCCGCAATTTGCTTTACTGTCTGTCCATAACACAGATCACAAACATGTATGGCTTGTAAAACAaccaaaagaaaaacaaaaaacacatAATTCAAATCAAGAACACATGttagaaatatatatagttCCTAATTACCTGAGTCTTTTGTCATCTTTCACAAgtagttttaatttatttgacagTCTACGTATTTTCTTTCTTATATATAGGTGTATGTTATGTACGACATTGATTATCAAGAAGGTCCTACACACGTTAATCATGTTTACAAACCATATGCTATGCTTAAGTAACACTTATTCTAATTTGCTTTGATGATACTAGTCCCAAAAAGAGCAATTCTTAACTATTCTCAAGCAAGTTTCAGTCACTTTCCCTCGTACGCCTAGACATTCTAAATCTTTTGCTTTAAAACATGGTTTTTTTTCAACTAAATAAATAACCTCGTTCGAAATGAATATAGGTGTTGATAGGGGTGGGTACGTACGGTATAGTGTTGATAGGGctgggtacggtacggtataccgtactaCGGTACCGTTTACCTtaccgtaaatatcggtatggaatTTTTCCACACCGATATCGATaccggaaattcggtataccgcatATTCgatataccgaattttcgatatgaaaaagttcatactggataccgtaccgacaccgaaaattttgtcgagataccgaaaaaatgtcggtatacaGAAAATATTATCGGTATAccgatattttttcggtataacgaacttaaattttaaaaaaaaataataaaaaaattattttcggtatttcggtatatgtataccgaaaaaaaaataattacgtaccgataccgataccgaaaatttcggtacggtattatatcaattttttcgataatttcggtattttttcggtacggtatttcaatatttcggtatatttttCCAGCTCTAGGTGTTGACGTGAGTCTACCGAAAGGCCTGTACGTCGATTAGGCAATATGAACTGGGAGGAGGTTGATCGAAACTTACATGGAATAACATTTTTGGTGGTATAATTTgcccaattttttttgtttttgtcttATTATTGgtcgattttaaatttttttcctataatttgcacgtttttaaaatttta harbors:
- the LOC140964844 gene encoding uncharacterized protein; protein product: MKEGDLIPDNEYGATALSLAAICGETKLAKAIVKKNRDLLTIENKHEDGHLPVIVAALYGQKNMIRYLYRETPKQSLKPENGENGVLLLNSLITAESFDVASMLLKQYPRLGVISDGHGNYPLRLLAHKPSAFRSGTKFTFWEQCIYYCVKVHSPWDSHQFSSGENLAQTQELRDDDIRIEIHESDGEDNVNGKAHGVPNLVLRLFHKLGWGILRCIVPEINYIHHRKLVHDEAEKLLICMFKEIQKLSKSDLDDMGIDSIIYDAIKHGIVEFIDEMLKHNPDIIWKKDKRGRTIFSHAIVLRQEKIFSRIYGLGTKKSIMARRHDVFKNNYLHLAAKLSPPSRLERVSGADLQMQRELQWFKEVESIVQPKLKEEVNENNKTPITLFTDEHKKLSKDAETWMKNTAGSSMIVGTLIAAVMFTTAFTVPGGNKIDGLPTMLESQPRPFFIFMFSNALSMFSSSTSLLMFLGILTARFSEQDFLKSLPTKLIFGLMCLFISIVTMMSSFGAALYLILHDQLPWVTVPIIVLSTIPIALFSLLQFPLLIEMIYRTYWSGNFDKPKRNRHFSP